AGCATGCGCCGGTCCCGCTCAGCGGCGGCCAGCGGATCGAGGATGCACACCGTGCGCCCCATCATGAGGGCCATGCCGATGATGGCCCGGACATTGGGCTCCCGCTCGGGCTGGTAGGTGTCCAGCAGGGCGTCGGGGGACTGGCCGCGCACCACCCGCCCCAGCTTCCAGGCCAGGTTGGCCGCGTCGCGCAGGCCCGAGCAGAGGCCCTGGCCGGCGAAGGGGGGCATCTGGTGGGCGGCGTCGCCGGCGAGGAGGAGCCGTTCCTGGCGCCACCGCTGGGCGACGAGGGCGTGGAAGCGATAGACCGCCGTGCGTTCGAGCCGCACGGCGCCCTCGACCTTCCAGGGCTTGAGGAGCTCGGCGACGAAGGCCGGGTCCTGGGCCTGCTCCGGCGTCTCGTCCGGGCGGAGCATGAACTCCCAGCGATGGCGGCCCTCGCCCATGAGGACGCAGGTCGTGGGCCGCGCCGGGTCGCAGATCTGGAGGTTCACTTCAGGCAGGCGGGCGGGATCGTCCACGAGGACGTCCACCACAAGCCAGGGCTCATCGAAGCCAAGGTCATCAAGGGAAAAGCCGCCCAGGCTGCGCACCGTGCTGCGGGCGCCGTCGCAGCCCACGACCCAGCCTGCGTGTACGCGGCGCGGGCCGTCGGGGGTCTCGAGGTCCGCCAGGACCCCATCCGGGGTTTCGGTGAGGGCGGCCAGGGTCCAATGGCTTCGAAGCTCGACCGGTCCCGCCGAGGCGAGCTGGCCCCGCAGGTAGCTCTCCAGCGAGGGCTGGTGGATCATCATCCCCGAGGGCCAGCCCATGCGGGTGCGGCCCATGACCGAGGGAAAAGACATCAGGACCTCGCCCTTCGCCGTCAGAAAGTCGTAGCGGCTCGAGGTGCGGGAGGTTGCGGCCACGGCGTCGGCGACGCCCAGGCCCTGCAGGAGGCGGATGACCTCGTCGTCGATGTGGGCGGCCCGGGGCAGGGGATAGAGGCCCGGCTCGCGCTCGGCGATGACCGTGCGGACGCCTTCCTTGCCCAGCAGGAGGCCGAGGGCGACCCCGACTGGCCCCCCGCCGACGACCAGGACGTCGCAACGTTCCACCGGCTCCAAGGTCAGGCCTCCGCCTCGATGCGGTTCTCGATGGCGCCGAGGCCCTGGATCTCCACCCGGACGACGTCGCCGGGCTTGAGGAACCGACGGGGGGTCATGGCCGCGCCGATCCCGCCGGGAGTGCCGGTGAAGATGACGTCGCCCGGCTCAAGGGTCATGGCCTGGGACAGGTGGGCGACCTGGTCGAAGACGTCGAAGACCAGGTGGCGGGTGTTCGAGGCCTGCCGCTCGTCGCCGTTGACGGTGCAACGGATGTCCAGGGCGTGGGGATCGACCTCGTCGCCGGTGGTGATCCAGGGTCCGAAGGGGGCGTGGGTGTCGAAGGACTTGCCCAGGCTCCACTGGGGCGTGGCGTGCTGCCAGGCCCGCTCGGTCACGTCGTTGCCGACGCAGTAGCCGAAGATGTGGGCGGCGGCGTCCTCGCGGGCGATGTGCTTGCCGCGCCGGCCGATCACCGCGACCATCTCGGCCTCGTAGTCCACCGCCTGGGAGACCCTGGGCGCCTGGACGGGATCGAAGGGCCCGTTGACCGAGGTCTGGGCCTTGGTGAACCAGACCTGGCGCTCGGGGGTCCCCATGCCGCTCTCGGAGATGTGGTCTGCGTAGTTGAGCCCGATGGCGAAGATCTTCCCTGGCCGGGGGATGGGCGCGCGGAGCCGGACCCCGGAGAGGGGGAGGCCCGAGGCGGGATCCAGTCCGGCGAGCCGAGGGGCGATTTCGGCCCAGGCCTCCAGGTGATCCATCAGCGGGCCGGCCAGGCCGGCGTCGACGATACGGTCGCCCAGGACGACGCCGATGCGTGGGCCGGAGCCCGCTTCGTAGATGGCGATCTTCATCAGCGCCCTCCCTGGGCCATCATCGGGTGAACGGCGCCCCACTGGACACCCAGGAGGTCGGCCAGGGTGGCCTTGCCGGGCGGTTCGGACGCCGTGAAGAGGTCGCCGTCGGTCCAGTGCTCGACCTCGTGGCCCCAGGGGTCCTTCCAGTAGTCGAAGACCTGGCTGCCGAGGATGTGCCGGCCGACGCCCCAGGCCGCCGTCCGGCCGTCACCCTTGAGGTGGGCGTGGCCGCGCATCAGGTCGTCGAGGCTCTCGACCTCGAAGGCGGCGTGGTTGTACCGGGGCCCGCCCGGCCCCTGGAGCAGGAAAAGGGTGTGATGGTCCGTCGGCCTGTCCCCGCGGTCGCAGCGCAGGAAGGCGCCGATGGCGAAGTCCGGGGCGGCCTCGATCTCGTCGCTGGTCAGGAGGCCGAACCGCGACTTGTACCAGGCCTCGGAGGCGCGG
The sequence above is a segment of the Phenylobacterium parvum genome. Coding sequences within it:
- a CDS encoding bifunctional 3-(3-hydroxy-phenyl)propionate/3-hydroxycinnamic acid hydroxylase; amino-acid sequence: MERCDVLVVGGGPVGVALGLLLGKEGVRTVIAEREPGLYPLPRAAHIDDEVIRLLQGLGVADAVAATSRTSSRYDFLTAKGEVLMSFPSVMGRTRMGWPSGMMIHQPSLESYLRGQLASAGPVELRSHWTLAALTETPDGVLADLETPDGPRRVHAGWVVGCDGARSTVRSLGGFSLDDLGFDEPWLVVDVLVDDPARLPEVNLQICDPARPTTCVLMGEGRHRWEFMLRPDETPEQAQDPAFVAELLKPWKVEGAVRLERTAVYRFHALVAQRWRQERLLLAGDAAHQMPPFAGQGLCSGLRDAANLAWKLGRVVRGQSPDALLDTYQPEREPNVRAIIGMALMMGRTVCILDPLAAAERDRRMLADRAAGNVPAGPAGYPPITEGCILPGTPAAGWPLTQPVLEDGRRMDDALPRGAWLFRQPGPAPAGLPEDVVDLPLDSPHLADFAPAVAVLLAGEGVSAALVRPDRYVFGSGEAHHLVRAWAGALAADEA
- a CDS encoding fumarylacetoacetate hydrolase family protein, with product MKIAIYEAGSGPRIGVVLGDRIVDAGLAGPLMDHLEAWAEIAPRLAGLDPASGLPLSGVRLRAPIPRPGKIFAIGLNYADHISESGMGTPERQVWFTKAQTSVNGPFDPVQAPRVSQAVDYEAEMVAVIGRRGKHIAREDAAAHIFGYCVGNDVTERAWQHATPQWSLGKSFDTHAPFGPWITTGDEVDPHALDIRCTVNGDERQASNTRHLVFDVFDQVAHLSQAMTLEPGDVIFTGTPGGIGAAMTPRRFLKPGDVVRVEIQGLGAIENRIEAEA